In Ipomoea triloba cultivar NCNSP0323 chromosome 7, ASM357664v1, a single genomic region encodes these proteins:
- the LOC116024179 gene encoding uncharacterized protein LOC116024179 translates to MDGFVEYFDYFNCDEGSLLDLRRMVKQLWFCDKKVQFWVKVKGITRRKKTEVRKVSTDAEILLLNLEVPTNKELEIYVEHLYDDQWDYEVEISRSLGDDALFSDVQEEGSEQQSEREVEGPETVFEEVEVEVNGPTSKGVENEVEVDVNEVDCGHSEEIFRSLADSDSERDFNDSETVFQERNLKKEGFKFVLGMIFQSASEFKWAVKYHEALRRKDVKFVKNEGRRVRACCRHNDICKWTIFGSRSNPRCPFQIKTYNPEHTCGDQDENKTVNSGFLARLYKDDFRLNMDWGRRQFQEHVKQKLHCQVTKHQAYRAKHKVRKELEGQDSDQFKLLNEYCQELKRSNLGTTVKMKHDAEFCVNGRPRFLRLYICFAACKEGFLTGCRPFFGLDGCHLKGCQKGGQLLSAVGVDGDNCMFPIAFAIVEGELKESWSWFLEQLDSDLNISSNPHAWTIISDKQKGLVPAVEELFHGVEHRFCVRHMHANFVKDGFTGNVLKQKMWAVCKATTEAEFKRNMEELKLENEKAPEWLAARDPKHYCRAFFSTFPKTDMLLNNLCESWNGTILSLRDKPLLTMCDKIRLYLMGRMQKNRDKMKTYPHKICPKIAKLLEEAKDRSARYSTYKSHDNLYQVDDHNFKAFKVDLALRQCSCRGWDLTGIPCSHAVAAIRKQRQSPEDYVHQCYTVDTYMRAYEPAILPIQSSDLWPKVDLPAPLPPKYKAQPGRPKKKRRIDPLQEKEQQRTQVRTKKLGEVKRCRVCGLTGHNKTTCKAKNPQVSQQVGLENQNDESEAEVEVEGHNDVEGQFEDIPVETQVPAFVLDEMGSQEAVGSQSSQPLHNHAPQVSTFISSQTTTSTADEELLRIGLRSRTLAAIQRLGRPGKLYLIRKKQ, encoded by the exons ATGGATGGCTTTGTGGAGTACTTTGATTATTTCAACTGTGATGAGGGAAGTTTACTGGATTTAAGAAGGATGGTGAAACAGTTATGGTTTTGTGATAAAAAGGTCCAGTTCTGGGTTAAGGTTAAAGGTAttacaagaagaaaaaaaactgAAGTGAGGAAAGTGAGCACAGATGCTGAGATTTTATTGCTTAATTTAGAGGTTCCAACAAACAAGGAATTGGAAATTTATGTTGAACATCTCTATGATGATCAATGGGATTATGAAGTAGAGATATCTAGGTCTTTGGGAGATGATGCACTATTCAGTGATGTCCAAGAAGAGGGTAGTGAACAACAATCTGAGAGGGAAGTGGAGGGTCCAGAAACTGTGTTTGAAGAAGTTGAGGTAGAGGTGAATGGTCCTACTTCTAAGGGGGTGGAAAATGAGGTTGAGGTAGATGTGAATGAAGTTGATTGTGGACATTCTGAAGAAATTTTTAGGAGTTTAGCTGATTCAGATTCTGAGAGGGATTTTAATGATTCTGAGACTGtgttccaagaaagaaacctgAAAAAGGAAGGCTTCAAGTTTGTTTTGGGAATGATTTTTCAATCTGCCTCTGAATTTAAGTGGGCTGTAAAGTATCATGAGGCATTGAGAAGAAAAGATGTGAAATTTGTAAAGAATGAGGGCAGAAGAGTTAGGGCCTGTTGTAGACACAATGATATTTGCAAATGGACAATTTTTGGGTCTAGAAGCAATCCTAGGTGTCCATTTCAAATTAAGACATACAACCCTGAACACACATGTGGAGACCAAGATGAAAACAAGACAGTTAACTCAGGTTTTCTTGCAAGATTGTACAAGGATGACTTTAGATTGAATATGGACTGGGGAAGGAGACAGTTTCAAGAGCATGTCAAGCAAAAGTTACACTGTCAGGTTACAAAACATCAAGCTTATAGGGCTAAGCATAAGGTTAGAAAGGAGCTGGAAGGTCAAGATTCTGACCAATTTAAGTTGCTGAATGAGTACTGTCAGGAATTAAAGAGAAGTAATCTTGGGACTACAGTTAAGATGAAACATGATGCTGAATTCTGTGTTAATGGCAGACCTAGATTTCTGAGGTTATATATCTGCTTTGCAGCTTGCAAAGAAGGCTTTCTGACAGGGTGTAGACCTTTTTTTGGGTTGGATGGCTGTCATTTGAAGGGTTGTCAGAAGGGAGGGCAACTTTTAAGTGCTGTTGGTGTTGATGGAGATAACTGCATGTTTCCTATAGCCTTTGCCATTGTAGAGGGAGAATTGAAGGAGAGTTGGTCATGGTTTTTAGAGCAGCTGGACAGTGATTTGAATATATCAAGTAACCCTCATGCATGGACCATAATTTCAGATAAACAAAAGGGCTTGGTACCTGCTGTTGAGGAGTTGTTTCATGGGGTCGAACACAGATTCTGTGTTAGACATATGCATGCTAACTTTGTGAAGGATGGATTTACAGGAAATGTTTTGAAGCAAAAGATGTGGGCTGTGTGTAAAGCAACAACAGAGGCAGAATTTAAGAGGAACATGGAGGAGTTAAagttagaaaatgaaaaagctCCTGAGTGGTTAGCTGCTAGAGATCCTAAGCACTACTGTAGGGCATTTTTTAGCACATTTCCAAAGACTGATATGCTTTTGAATAACTTGTGTGAGTCATGGAATGGAACTATTCTGAGTTTAAGGGACAAGCCTCTCCTAACAATGTGTGATAAGATTAGGCTATATCTCATGGGTAGAATGCAAAAGAATAGAGACAAAATGAAGACATACCCACACAAAATCTGTCCCAAAATAGCTAAGTTGCTTGAAGAGGCTAAGGATAGGTCAGCTAGGTATAGTACATACAAGTCACATGATAATTTATACCAAGTTGATGATCACAACTTTAAGGCCTTCAAGGTGGATTTAGCCCTAAGACAGTGCAGTTGTAGAGGATGGGATCTTACTGGAATTCCATGCAGTCATGCTGTGGCAGCTATTAGGAAACAGAGACAAAGCCCCGAAGATTATGTCCACCAATGCTATACAGTTGACACTTATATGAGAGCTTATGAACCTGCCATATTGCCTATTCAGTCTTCAGATTTATGGCCTAAAGTTGATCTTCCAGCCCCACTCCCACCCAAATATAAAGCACAACCGGGTAGGCCTAAGAAAAAGAGAAGGATTGACCCACTTCAAGAGAAAGAGCAACAAAGAACTCAAGTTAGAACAAAGAAATTAGGGGAGGTCAAGAGGTGCAGAGTATGTGGACTCACAGGGCATAATAAGACTACATGCAAGGCTAAAAATCCACAG GTATCTCAACAGGTTGGTTTGGAAAATCAGAATGATGAAAGTGAAGCCGAGGTTGAGGTTGAAGGCCACAATGATGTTGAAGGCCAGTTTGAAGACATACCAGTTGAAACACAAGTCCCTGCATTTGTACTTGATGAAATG GGATCTCAGGAGGCAGTGGGATCTCAGTCATCACAACCACTGCACAACCATGCCCCACAGGTGTCTACTTTTATTTCTTCACAAACAACAACTTCAACTGCTGATGAAGAGCTGCTTAGAATTGGCCTTAGAAGCAGGACTCTAGCTGCAATTCAGAGGTTGGGCAGGCCTGGAAAACTGTACCTGATTAGAAAGAAACAATGA
- the LOC116026089 gene encoding TMV resistance protein N-like, with translation MASITPSQSSSTRKFTYDVFLSFRGEDTRKNIVDHLYHWLKQKGLHTFKDDERLEKGQPIAPTLLQAIQESRFAVVVFSKTYASSTWCLDELAKIMECKEKLNQVVVPIFYNIDPSQVRKQTGRSFEEAFAKHEENFKDDEGKAKVERWRKALKEAGNISGHHLEGDEYNGFEIRCINAVIADISKQLPPPPSVHKSLVGLESRLEEITTKLKVWDEDVKLVLGLWGMGGIGKTTIARVTFDRFSSGFDGSCFLYDIRKHGLEASQEKLLSKVLKENSIHIDNAEEGIQMIQKRLEWKKVLIVLDDVDHRDQLDKLVGDGEWLRNGSRVIITTRDRHLFTQFSVIECYEVKKLEEEKALELFSWHAFKKENPKNGFEDLSTSFVAHAGGLPLALKVWGSSLCGQTDQKVWESKLEKIKGIRDGEVVEKLRISYDGLDEECKEVFLDIVCFFRGKRRDVIEEVLDGCKLNPVANISMLIDRCLLFEYDWHRIHMHDLIHELGLNIAREKRSRRWRLNHLDDEPKAVESLLLSFKCDENISLCIEAVKQMTKLKMLIVGYHKCDLCSSEEMDIMSCLPRSLVVLKFQSYRGPNPSFPMEMKKLTYLDLSSSDSLLNTPNFAKTPNLEMKNITLIDLRFCSSLLETPNFTMMPNLKYLYLSKCEKLKEIHPSIENLTKLVKLDFNKCRSLEKLPSFNQEMKNITHLELKSCSSLIETPDFALIPNLEYLNLSQCKKLKQIHPSIGNLMELVKLNLNKC, from the exons ATGGCTTCAATTACCCCTTCACAATCATCATCAACTCGAAAATTTACTTATGATGTTTTCTTAAGCTTTCGAGGGGAAGATACCCGCAAGAACATTGTGGATCACCTTTACCATTGGCTGAAACAGAAAGGGCTCCACACCTTCAAAGATGATGAGCGGCTGGAGAAAGGACAGCCTATCGCTCCAACTCTGCTGCAGGCTATTCAAGAATCAAGATTTGCTGTTGTCGTCTTCTCTAAAACCTATGCATCATCAACATGGTGTTTAGACGAACTTGCGAAAATCATGGAATGCAAAGAAAAGCTGAACCAGGTTGTGGTGCCAATTTTCTACAACATAGACCCTTCACAAGTGCGCAAACAAACTGGACGTAGTTTTGAAGAAGCATTTGCCAAACATGAAGAGAACTTCAAGGATGACGAGGGCAAGGCCAAGGTTGAGAGGTGGAGGAAAGCTTTGAAAGAGGCAGGCAATATTTCAGGGCACCATTTGGAGGGTGATGAGTATAACGG GTTTGAAATACGTTGTATCAACGCAGTCATTGCTGACATATCGAAACAACTGCCTCCACCTCCAAGTGTCCATAAAAGTTTAGTGGGATTAGAGTCGCGGCTTGAAGAAATAACAACGAAGCTGAAAGTGTGGGATGAAGATGTTAAGCTTGTATTAGGTCTTTGGGGTATGGGCGGAATTGGGAAAACAACCATTGCAAGAGTTACTTTTGATCGATTTTCTAGTGGATTTGATGGCTCATGTTTTCTTTATGATATTAGAAAACATGGGTTGGAAGCCTCTCAAGAGAAACTCCTATCAAAAGTTCTGAAggaaaattcaattcatatagaTAATGCGGAAGAAGGAATTCAAATGATACAGAAAAGGCTCGAATGGAAGAAAGTGTTGATAGTTCTTGATGATGTAGATCATCGGGATCAATTAGATAAACTGGTTGGAGACGGTGAATGGCTTCGCAATGGTAGTAGAGTCATCATAACTACAAGAGACAGGCATTTATTCACTCAATTTAGTGTTATTGAATGTTATGAAGTAAAGAAATTGGAGGAAGAAAAAGCTCTAGAACTATTTAGTTGGCATgcttttaagaaagaaaatccaAAGAATGGATTTGAAGATCTATCTACCTCTTTTGTAGCTCATGCAGGTGGTCTACCATTAGCCCTTAAAGTCTGGGGTTCTTCCCTATGTGGACAAACAGACCAAAAAGTGTGGGAAAGCAAACTAGAGAAGATTAAAGGCATCCGAGATGGGGAAGTTGTTGAAAAGCTTCGGATAAGTTATGATGGATTGGATGAGGAGTGCAAAGAAGTATTTTTGGATATAGTATGCTTTTTTCGGGGCAAGCGCCGGGATGTTATAGAAGAAGTACTTGATGGTTGTAAATTAAATCCTGTCGCGAACATATCGATGCTTATTGATAGATGTCttttatttgaatatgattGGCATCGTATTCATATGCATGATTTGATACATGAGTTGGGGTTAAATATTGCAAGAGAAAAAAGGAGCAGGAGATGGCGGCTTAACCACCTTGATGAT GAGCCTAAGGCAGTGGAAAGTCTTTTGCTTTCATTCAAGTGTGATGAGAATATTAGCCTTTGCATTGAAGCTGTCAAACAAATGACAAAATTGAAGATGCTCATTGTTGGATATCATAAATGTGATCTTTGTAGCTCAGAAGAGATGGACATTATGAGTTGTCTTCCTAGAAGTTTGGTGGTGCTTAAATTCCAAAGTTATCGAGGGCCAAATCCTTCTTTCCCAATG gaaaTGAAAAAACTTACCTATTTGGATCTTAGCTCATCCGACTCTTTGTTAAACACCCCAAATTTTGCAAAGACGCCGAATTTG GAAATGAAGAACATTACCCTTATTGATCTTAGATTTTGCAGCTCTTTGTTAGAAACTCCAAATTTTACTATGATGCCAAATTTGAAGTATTTATATCTTTCAAAGTGTGAAAAATTGAAAGAGATTCACCCGTCTATTGAAAATCTTACAAAGCTTGTCAAATTGGATTTTAACAAATGCAGAAGCCTTGAGAAGCTTCCCAGCTTTAACCAG GAAATGAAGAACATTACCCATTTGGAACTTAAATCTTGTAGCTCTTTGATAGAAACACCAGATTTTGCATTGATCCCGAATTTGGAGTATTTAAACCTTTCACagtgtaaaaaattaaaacagatCCACCCGTCAATTGGAAATCTTATGGAACTTGTCAAATTGAATTTGAACAAATGTTGA
- the LOC116024178 gene encoding protein SUPPRESSOR OF npr1-1, CONSTITUTIVE 1-like, translated as MKTIVHLDLRFCSSLLETPNFDMMPNLKDLYLSKCKKLKEIHSSIGNLTERDALELDGCSNLEKLPNFYQEIKNIIRLDLTSCSSLLETPNFAMMPNLKYLNLSKCKKLKEIHPSVGNLMELDVLDLDGCSNLEKLPTFDKEMKNITHLDLTSCSSLLETPNFAMMPNLKNLNLSMCEKLKEIHPSVGNLSKLDTLVLEGCCNLEKLPRFYKEIKNITRMDLTSCSSLCETPNFAMMPNLKYLNLSKCVKLKEIHPSLGNLMELDTLDLDGCINLEKLPSFDQEMKKITHLDLTSCSSLLETPNFAMMPNLKNLNLSMCEKLKEIHPSLGNLSKFDTLILEGCCNLEKLPRFYKEMKDITHLDLTSCSSLLETPNFAMMPNLKNLNISMCEKLKEIHPSLGNLSKLDTLVLEGCCNLEKLPKFYKEMENITKLDLTSCSSLLETPNFAMMPNLKNLNLSMCEKLKEIHPSLGNLSKLDTLVLEGCCNLEKLPRFYKEMKDITHLDLTSCSSLLETPNFAMMPNLKNLNISMCEKLIEIHPSLGNLSKLDTLVLEGCCNLEKLPKFYKEMENITQLDLTSCSSLLETPNFAMMPNLKNLNLSMCEKLKEIHLSLGNLSKLDTLVLEGCCNLEKLPRFYKEMKDITHLDLTSCSSLLETPNFAMMPNLKNLNISMCEKLKEIHPSIDYLTKLEDFYFDGCSNLRSFPSLAR; from the exons ATGAAGACAATTGTCCATTTGGATCTTAGATTTTGCAGCTCTTTGTTAGAAACTCCAAATTTTGATATGATGCCGAATTTAAAGGATTTATACCTTTCAAAGTGtaagaaattgaaagagatcCACTCATCTATTGGCAATCTTACAGAACGTGATGCCTTGGAGTTAGATGGATGTAGTAACCTTGAGAAGCTTCCCAATTTTTACCAG GAAATAAAGAACATTATCCGTTTGGATCTTACATCTTGTAGCTCTTTGTTAGAAACTCCAAATTTTGCTATGATGCCGAATTTGAAGTATTTAAACCTCTCAAAGTGtaagaaattgaaagagatcCACCCATCAGTTGGAAATCTTATGGAACTTGATGTCTTGGATTTGGATGGATGTAGTAACCTTGAGAAGCTTCCCACCTTTGACAAG GAAATGAAGAATATTACCCATTTGGATCTTACATCTTGTAGCTCTTTGTTAGAAACTCCAAATTTTGCAATGATGCCAAATTTGAAGAATTTAAACCTTTCAATGTGtgagaaattgaaagagatcCACCCATCAGTTGGAAATCTTTCAAAACTTGATACTTTGGTTTTAGAAGGATGTTGTAACCTTGAGAAACTTCCGAGATTTTACAAG GAAATTAAGAACATTACTCGAATGGATCTTACATCTTGTAGCTCTTTGTGTGAAACACCAAATTTTGCTATGATGCCGAATTTGAAGTATTTAAACCTTTCAAAGTGTGTGAAATTGAAAGAGATCCACCCATCACTTGGAAATCTTATGGAACTTGATACCTTGGATTTGGATGGATGTATTAACCTTGAGAAGCTTCCTAGCTTTGACCAG gaaatgaagaaaattaCCCATTTGGATCTTACATCTTGTAGCTCTTTGTTAGAAACTCCAAATTTTGCAATGATGCCAAATTTGAAGAATTTAAACCTTTCAATGTGTGAGAAATTGAAAGAAATCCACCCATCACTTGGAAATCTTTCAAAATTTGATACTTTGATTTTGGAAGGATGTTGTAACCTTGAGAAACTTCCCAGATTTTACAAG GAAATGAAAGACATTACCCATTTGGATCTTACATCTTGTAGCTCTTTGTTAGAAACTCCAAATTTTGCAATGATGCCAAATTTGAAGAATTTAAACATTTCAATGTGtgagaaattgaaagagatcCACCCATCGCTTGGAAATCTTTCAAAACTAGATACTTTGGTTTTGGAAGGATGTTGTAACCTTGAGAAACTTCCCAAATTTTACAAG GAAATGGAGAATATTACCAAATTGGATCTTACATCTTGTAGCTCTTTGTTAGAAACTCCAAATTTTGCAATGATGCCAAATTTGAAGAATTTAAACCTTTCAATGTGtgagaaattgaaagagatcCACCCATCGCTTGGAAATCTTTCAAAACTTGATACTTTGGTTTTGGAAGGATGTTGTAACCTTGAGAAACTTCCCAGATTTTACAAG GAAATGAAGGACATTACCCATTTGGATCTTACATCTTGTAGCTCTTTGTTAGAAACTCCAAATTTCGCAATGATGCCAAATTTGAAGAATTTAAACATTTCAATGTGTGAGAAATTGATAGAGATCCACCCATCGCTTGGAAATCTTTCAAAACTTGATACTTTGGTTTTGGAAGGATGTTGTAACCTTGAGAAACTTCCCAAATTTTACAAG GAAATGGAGAATATTACCCAATTGGATCTTACATCGTGTAGCTCTTTGTTAGAAACTCCAAATTTTGCAATGATGCCAAATTTGAAGAATTTAAACCTTTCAATGTGtgagaaattgaaagagatcCACCTATCGCTTGGAAATCTTTCAAAACTTGATACTTTGGTTTTGGAAGGATGTTGTAACCTTGAGAAACTTCCCAGATTTTACAAG GAAATGAAGGACATTACCCATTTGGATCTTACATCTTGTAGCTCTTTGTTAGAAACTCCAAATTTTGCAATGATGCCAAATTTGAAGAATTTAAACATTTCAATGTGtgagaaattgaaagagatcCACCCATCAATTGACTATCTTACGAAACTTGAAGACTTTTATTTCGATGGATGTAGTAACCTGAGAAGCTTCCCATCTTTGGCCAG GTAG